Proteins from a genomic interval of Schistocerca cancellata isolate TAMUIC-IGC-003103 chromosome 8, iqSchCanc2.1, whole genome shotgun sequence:
- the LOC126095585 gene encoding uncharacterized protein LOC126095585, with protein sequence MEVEEDSQPGIIEPHEPSDSTSAEDADVEDRSLTSGSHSHKTDSILHTPVNGSHTQDDEESLPSHYIQSVNLNDSISGALNEVMQNEALTEKSISANAALIGPQPLSQFMQEENSQREPSDSTKLASEYEEFMKAVSFEATGDDTTQGDEQDSPKKKESDSPKKIQPESDSPIKIRLEPGSTKKKKLGPDSPEKIQPDAPSPEKICPYPDSPDKIRPINDSPEKIRPEPDSPKTVRLVPDSSEKIRPDPGRVAM encoded by the coding sequence ATGGAAGTTGAAGAAGATTCCCAGCCTGGAATTATTGAACCACATGAACCAAGTGACAGCACATCTGCCGAAGATGCCGACGTGGAAGACAGGTCGCTGACATCTGGCAGCCACTCCCACAAGACTGACAGCATACTACACACTCCAGTTAATGGGTCCCACACTCAGGATGATGAAGAATCCCTGCCTTCCCATTATATACAGAGTGTAAACCTAAATGATTCAATTTCTGGAGCTTTGAACGAAGTGATGCAAAATGAGGCATTGACTGAGAAATCAATTAGTGCGAATGCAGCCTTAATTGGTCCACAGCCACTGTCTCAGTTCATGCAGGAGGAAAACAGTCAAAGGGAGCCTTCAGATAGTACAAAACTCGCGTCAGAGTATGAAGAATTCATGAAGGCTGTCAGTTTCGAAGCCACTGGGGATGACACCACGCAAGGTGATGAGCAAGACAGTCCCAAAAAAAAGGAGTCTGATAGCCCCAAAAAAATTCAGCCAGAGTCTGACAGTCCCATAAAAATTCGGCTGGAGCCTGggagtaccaaaaaaaaaaagctgggtCCTGACAGTCCTGAAAAAATTCAGCCAGATGCTCCCAGCCCAGAAAAAATTTGCCCTTATCCTGACAGTCCTGATAAAATTCGGCCAATTAATGACAGTCCCGAAAAAATTCGACCAGAGCCTGACAGTCCTAAAACAGTTCGTCTGGTTCCTGACAGCTCTGAAAAAATTCGAccagatcctggcagggtcgccatgtga